From one Nycticebus coucang isolate mNycCou1 chromosome 14, mNycCou1.pri, whole genome shotgun sequence genomic stretch:
- the LOC128566005 gene encoding olfactory receptor 52P1 — MQSLNHTHMDPSIFFLLGIPGLEQFHLWLSLPVCCLGTATIVGNITILVVVATEPALHKPVYLFLCMLSTIDLAASVSTVPKLLGILWCGAGHISASACLAQMFFIHAFCMMESTVLLAMAFDRYVAICHPLRYATILTDTIIARIGVVAMVRGSLLMLPCPFLIGRLSFCQSHVIPHTYCEHMAVVKLACGDTRPNRVYGLTAALLVIGVDLFCISLSYVLIAQAVLHLSSHEARSKALGTCGSHVCVILISYTPALFSFFTHRFGHHVPLHIHILLANVYLLFPPALNPVVYGVKTKEIRERVVRVFQRGQGIGIKASE, encoded by the coding sequence ATGCAATCTCTTAATCACACACACATGGACCcttctattttcttcctcttgggTATCCCAGGTCTAGAACAATTTCATCTGTGGCTCTCACTTCCTGTGTGCTGCCTGGGCACAGCCACAATTGTGGGCAACATAACCATCCTGGTTGTTGTTGCCACTGAGCCAGCCCTGCACAAGCCTGTGTACCTTTTCCTGTGCATGCTGTCAACCATCGACTTGGCTGCCTCTGTCTCCACAGTTCCCAAGCTACTGGGCATCCTCTGGTGTGGAGCTGGACATATATCTGCCTCTGCCTGCCTGGCACAGATGTTCTTCATTCATGCTTTCTGCATGATGGAGTCCACTGTGCTTCTGGCCATGGCCTTTGAtcgctatgtggccatctgccATCCACTCCGCTATGCTACTATCCTCACTGATACCATCATTGCCCGCATTGGGGTGGTAGCTATGGTGCGAGGCTCCCTGCTTATGCTCCCATGTCCCTTCCTCATTGGGCGTTTGAGCTTCTGCCAGAGCCACGTGATCCCACACACATACTGTGAGCACATGGCGGTTGTGAAGCTGGCCTGTGGAGACACCAGGCCTAACCGTGTGTATGGGCTCACAGCTGCACTGTTGGTCATTGGGGTGGATTTGTTCTGCATTAGTCTCTCCTATGTTCTCATTGCACAAGCTGTTCTTCATCTCTCATCCCATGAAGCTCGTTCCAAGGCCCTAGGGACCTGTGGTTCCCATGTCTGTGTTATCCTCATCTCTTACACACCAGCCCTCTTCTCCTTTTTTACACATCGCTTTGGCCACCATGTTCCTCTCCATATTCACATTCTTTTGGCCAATGTATATCTGCTCTTCCCACCTGCTCTTAACCCTGTAGTATATGGGGTTAAGACCAAAGAGATTCGTGAAAGGGTTGTCAGAGTGTTTCAAAGGGGACAGGGAATTGGAATCAAGGCATCTGAGTGA